Proteins from a single region of Gossypium arboreum isolate Shixiya-1 chromosome 1, ASM2569848v2, whole genome shotgun sequence:
- the LOC108481210 gene encoding uncharacterized protein LOC108481210: protein MYFYKKKEERLRDEQFMKALQSALDDCDFLEVGYEGQWFTWERERLSHNNTRERLDRRVSTPGWKDLFSNYSLKYCGHSVSDHCPLLLSICGWMGRQEHKYCNFKFEATWILEELCKDEVHRLWVNTEGSICDRLQSVGKGLMRWAREIWKSLRMNTEWLKL from the coding sequence ATGTATTTctataaaaagaaagaagaaaggttGAGGGACGAACAGTTTATGAAAGCTTTGCAGTCAGCTCTTGATGATTGTGATTTTCTGGAAGTGGGTTATGAGGGTCAATGGTTTACGTGGGAACGTGAGAGATTGTCTCATAACAATACTCGGGAAAGGCTAGATAGAAGGGTGTCAACTCCGGGATGGAAAGACTTATTCTCCAATTATAGCCTTAAGTATTGCGGTCATTCAGTATCTGATCATTGTCCTCTTTTACTTAGTATTTGTGGTTGGATGGGAAGGCAAGAACATAAGTATTGTAATTTTAAGTTTGAGGCAACTTGGATCCTCGAAGAGTTGTGTAAAGATGAGGTTCATCGACTTTGGGTCAATACGGAGGGATCAATTTGTGACAGGCTTCAATCGGTAGGGAAGGGTTTAATGAGATGGGCTAGGGAGATTTGGAAGTCTTTGCGTATGAATACGGAATGGCTAAAACTTTGA